The sequence ATTTCCGCAGCCCCATAGTTGCCACCGCAGGAGATGGTGAGTTACCGAACACATGCACTCGCATTCTATAATCTACCAGATTCTTCGTTGGATCATTCTCTTCAAACCAGAGAAATTTTAGACAGTTTCTGTGCTGTTCATGTACTTGAAAGTTGAAGAACATTTGTTCAATGTCGGCAGTTATGGCAATCTTTTCTGGATTTCAAGAGGACTCCCACCAAATTGTTTGTCACATCTGGACCTGTCATAAGGACATCATTCAATGAGTGTCCGTTAACTTTGGCAGAGCTATCAAAAACCACTCGCACCTTCCCAGGTTTCTGAGGATGGTATACAGGAAAGATGGGGAGGTATCTACACTCCTCTCCCTCTTGGATAGGGGGTGCTATTTCTGCATGTCCCTTTGTGAACATGTCCTCCATGAAACTGCAaaatttttcttgttttatggGATATCTTTCTGGCAAGGTTTCGGTTCTCTGGACTGCCTGCATGCGGTTATTGTCTAGCCTAATACGTCCTTGTCTGAAAGGAAGTGGGGCACTCCATTTTCCTTCTGGTGACATGAAAAATCCATCCTCCATGATATCAATGAATTTTTGGTCTTCTTGTGACAAACCAATGGTCTCATCATCTTTACTGTGACTAAATATATCCTCAGAGATATTCAGTGTTTTGTCTCCTAGGGTATCCTTAATCTTGAAATTGAGGTCATTTGGACATGGTGTGAAACAAGTTTCACGGCCACAGCgaagaacatttttttttattcactgTAACCATCTCGGGTTGGTGAACTGCTCCGAGACAGGTTTCTCCAATGATAACCCAACCTAATCGAAGTTTCTGAGCGCAGGGTTCATGGTCGTCTCCAATTCTTTGGTCCAGAACATTATGTGCAGCGATTATATCTCTACCAATGAGTAAAGAAATTTCTGCAGTAGTGTCCTCCTCAGGTATCATTCTCTCGAGATCCCTCAAATGTCTGTAATTTCGTGCAACGGTAGGTGTGGGGATATCCTGCCTTACGTTAGGGATGCTGTTACATTCCAGGATTGATTGGAGCTTCAGACTGTGACTGCCATCAATAGACTCAAGAGTGAAGTTCTGTCCAAGCCTACCTATCTTACCGCCTTGTACTGAGCACGACGACATCATGTACTCAACTTCCTTATCATTTTCATTGGAAAAAGTCGAACACCTCAGAGCGGGCAAGGGAGCGATTGCTCTGGTCATCTATTATTGCGTATGCCTTCATACATTTCTGGCCCTTACGAATGTTGACGAGGACTGTTTTGGCACAGGACTTCCCTCCAAACGCACTGCTCTCCCACATATTTGAGTACATTTAGGGTTCACAGGGTTCGAACCCTTGACTGATACACTTTCCTGATTACTGGGTTCCCTGCCATGCTTCAAGTGAGGTTCACGGTGAAAGGCAATGCAGCGAGAGACACTGCCACAGTTCCCACACTTAACATTTTGTGTACAGTCTTTTGCTAGGTGTTTACCGGCGCAGCATTTAAAACAGATTccattttttaaagatttctcTCTTTTCCTGGATTGACTTTGCTTGAAATGTCTTACAGTCCCTTAGGTAATGTGTTACCTTCTTTCCATGGATGGGACAGGTTTCCTCAATAGGGCTCTGATTTTCCATATCTGTTTTCCTGGTGGAAAGGGTGACCTTAGTGTTGGATGGATGAGTACTGTTACTCGTCCGTTGGTTGTTATTTACAGGTGTAACTGAAGAAGAATCAAATTTGAAGCTGGACTCGTTTATCCTTGTTGCCATACTCCTGACAAAGTCAGTGAACAATGTAAATGGTGgatataaaatattatgttgCTGTTTATATCGTATGGCACGGTCAGTCTATTTTCCTTGTATAAAGGCTGGAAGCTTGCTCACTATGGCATTGACACCTGCTGATGAGTCCAAGTATGCTAGGGATGTGGTGTATCTATCGTGTTGTTTTAGACACTCTAACTCAGTAAGGAGATCCGACAGTTCATATATCTTAACGGAATCCTTGGAGGTCAACTAAGGAAACTGTTCAAGTTTTTGTTGATAGGCCTGAACTACTAACTCTGGGGCTCCATATCGCTGATCGAGTCTGTCCCATATCTTGCTTACAGCTTTTGTCTCATTAGAACAATTAGCGGCCCTAAGACTATTTGCTTGTATTGATAAGTCAGGCCCGAGCCACCGACAAAGCAAATCCAACTCCTCAGTAGGGTTGAGCTCCAGCTCTTTACCAATATTCTTGAAACTTGATTTCCACACAAAATACCTCTCTGGCTTGTCATTGAATTGTGAGAGCCGAGACAATATTAGGTCcttttttatgatatatttagtAAGTTCTGTCACTCCAGGTGACTGCGTAGGTGTCTGAGGAATCACAGGGGGTTGATATAATTCCTGGTTATGTCTAGGGGTAAATGGATGTGAGTTTGGGTCCAATCTTGTTTTACTGTTGAGATCACTAACACTTGGAACAgtgaaattgtttttgtttaccttAGGGGTCATTTTAAGGCTGAAGGTATTAGGAGAAGGGGGTTTCTCCTCAGAGTGTGGATCCATATTAACTGTAGACTGCCCTGCCACATAATCTTCAGTAAGCTGCTCTGTAACAGCATTCAAGTCCTCATTGACAGACGAGTCCTCGGAGGAGAGCATTTCCTCCTGCATCACTTCAAGTTCAGCTTCAGCTTCCTTTATCTCCTTCTGTGTGTCCAATAAGCAAATTGTAGTCTCACTCTAGCTACTTCCATCTTTGCCCTTTGTCTCATTAGATATTAACTTGTTGAACTTACTTTTGAACCTGTGACTGAACTCCTTTTCGAATGGCGAGATCTAGATGTAGACTTTGTAGACTTTGATGTAGTGGATTTGGCTTTTGCACCTGTTCTTAAATTTCCTTCATTTCCCGTCTTATGATCAACATCTGCTGAGATTTGTTTTTTCTAAAGTTGAACCACCAACATTCTGTTCTAATTCTTGTATGATTAAGTCTATTCTTCCCAACACACTTCTCTCCATTAACTCTAATGAGGTTAACTCTTTGAAGCTTTCCATTGTAAGTGTATTTTCCAAATATTGCATAAATGTCTGCACCTTTTGTGTATAACATTCTCTGACCTTGATAATTTCATGTCTCAAATGTCCTATATCTTGACTCTGTCCTTTTCTGTATGTATTTCTATAATGATCCTATCAATGTCCTTGCGTAATACTGATAATATACTACTGGATGTTTCCACTATGTGATGATAGTGCTGTAATGCCTTTTCTGAGAGTTTCCGGATGCGGGGACTTTCTACACCCTGTCTATCCTCGCTGTTCGCGGCCATGCTAGCAGACTTTCTACTGTACTCTCCAAGACCTTAGTTTTTCTTCCAAAAATCGTTTTATTTCCTCATACAAAGTACAGAACTACCATGGGAAGGTAGAAAGCTGAAAGTACGACAAATACCTATAAGTTTAACTCTCAAACTAGTTATTGCTGTAGGTATAATAAACTGAAATGCACACGAATTTACGATATGTAAATAACCACGTTATCATAATCAAAATCTATTTTACGATATCTGACTATTAAACTGATGCAACATCTTATACAACCCTAACAAAAATGatcaattatacatatattatcaacataaaacatcaaatggAGGGGAATAAACTTACTTTGTGGGGGCCTAAAGTTATCCTTGATTGCAAACATGCGAACATGCGCCATATTGTTTTCCTTATACTGCCCAGAGCATTCTGGGAAACCCGAAAATGAAAGTAGATCATAAGATCATAAATCTAGGGGAGAATCTAACTCCTATACACTACATTGAAAAATACTCAAGTCCGTACGTAGTACATATCTATCAAATAAAACAGTTGACTGAAACAGGACATTCCCCGCCTGAGTTATTATAAACTCACTACATTATTTCACAACTATATACAAAATTGTCTATCATGTCCGGTAAGAATAAAACATGGGAGTGAAATATGTACCATGACTCCTTAactcaaaatatgaaataacacTGTATATGTAGCACTGTTCGTTCCTACACAGAAAGTCATTTAGAACACAAATGCACCAATTGAGAAATTGGTCGGGTATATGTCACTTTGGAACCGTCTCGCATTATTCGAACTGTAACCTTCCGCACCAGTCCATCAGCACTGGGAAAAACTCTGTCGATGACAGCAATTGGCCATTGATAACGAGGGACACTAGCATTCATCAAGAGAACGATATCTCCTACTTCCAAATTTGGGCGTTCCTGCTGCCACTTCATTCTCGTCTGAAGGTTTTGTAGGTAATGAGTTCTCCATCTCTTACAGAACTGATCAGCAAGAACTTGTGCATGCCGCCATTGGGATTTGTACATCTCCTTTATATTCAGTTCTTCGTATGGTTCCACCTCTGTATTCACCTTTTGGGTAATGAGAGTGCTTGGAGTCAAAATTGTTGGATTATCTGGATCACAGGAAACGGAAGTAAGGGGCCTTCCATTAACTATGGCACAGACCTCTGCCATAAGAGTGCAAAGGACCTCGTGAGTGAGTTGCTTCCCTTGAACTTCACAAAGCATGGAAACTAGAATCCTTCTTACTAAACCTATCATACGCTCCCATGCACCACCCATAATGGAGACATGGGATGGGTTAAACTTCCAAACAGCCTTGTTTTTCAGCAGAAATCCATCAATGTCCTGGTCCTTTATGTTTATGACGTTCAAGCATAGTTCACCTGCCGCTCCAACAAAATTGTACCGCGGTCTGATCTAAACTCTTTCACTGGACCTCTGAGGGAAATAAATCTACGCAGGGAATTTATTTATAAAGGACGATGAGCTGAGTTCTTCCACAACTTCGACATGAATTCCTCGTGTGACAAGGCAAGAAAACATTATGGCCCACCGTTTAGAATTAGCGGCTCCTCCACGGGTGTGACGAGTCGTCACCAACCAGGGACCAAACGTATCGATTCCAACATATGTGAATGGTGGACTTGGAGTGAGTCTATCTAGTGGAAGATCTGACATCTTCTGGTGTTCAACGGTTCCTTTGAGTTTCTTTCATTTCACACATGCATGAAGGATAGAGATGATTAATCGCTTTCCGCCTGTCACCCAGTAACCTGCAGAGCGGACCACGCCCTCTATTTTGCCACATGTTGTCTTCCGTGAATCGCAATAGGTGTTTTCTCTCCAGTTTCAAGCGTTGATTTTTTTAGACGTCCTCCAAGCCGAATCCAAGCCATCAGAGTCTAATACAGGGGACAAGGTCACTAAACTGCTATTTCTAGGAAGAGGGCAGTTTCCTTGTAGACAATGGAGTTCATTGGCATACACTTCCCTCTGGACCTCCTTCAATACTAGGAGTTCTGCCTCCTGATAGTAGTCTACTGCATTACGTTCATCTGAACTGTTCCCTTGAAGTGACGCTGCCTTTTGCTTCAATCTTGATATAGCCAAAATCAACCGTCTCCAGGACGAAAACCTTTCAAACCGGTGGTTACCGAGTCCCTTCTTAGGCACTGCTGTCTTTAGGACATTCACTTGAGAATGAACTTCTTTATCTTGATCGGGGTCAACAATCTCATATGTCTTCTTTTTAGTCTTCTCGTCAAGAAATTCAACTGGGCCCTGAAGCCATGAACCGTAACCTTTGTGAAGATCCCATGCCTTTTCTGGCCTTGTAGCCTGATCTGCAGGATTTCTATTGGTAGGCACATAATTCCACTGGGGACATGCTGACGCTCTTAGGATCCTAGCAACTCGGTTTCCAACGTACACATGGAACCGACGAGTTTTATTATTGACATATCCCAAGACAACTTGACTGTCAGTATAGAAACATGTTGCATCAATCGTCACTGTCAAATACCTTGTTATGAATTGTGAAAGTTCCACAGAAAGCACTGCTGCACACAACTCGAGCCGGGGAATGGTGTGCCCGTGTTTCGGTGCGACCTTAGATTTTCCCAACACGAAACCGAGGTTATAGTTTCCATGTATATCGTAGACCTTCAGATAGCCTACAGCACCGATCGCCTTCTTGGACGCTTCTGAGAACATATGCAGCTTGCGGCGTACACTTCTTCTAGAGATATGTCTGTAAAAGTTCTTGGAATCCTCTAATATTCAAGGTCTTTGAGAGAGCCTTTCCATTCGTTCCAATCATTTTGAATATCCTCAGGTAGTTCCTCATCCCAGGTCACAGGAGTGTCCTTAATGGCATTCCTTAGAATGAGCCTCCAAGCTAGCAGCACTGGGGCAATAAATCCTAACGGATCGAAGATGCTGTTTATCGTGGACAAAATACCTCTTTTGGTACATGGTTTCTCTCCAATAGAGACACGTTATAGAAAAGTATCAGACTTGAGTTCCCACGACAAACCGAAACTTCTTTGTACATCTGCTGTATTTGAGTCAAAGAAATCCGTCTCACTGAGCTCTTTTGCTAAGTCGTCTCGTGGAAAGCAAGAAAGAACCTCTGCGCTGTTTGAAGATAGCTTGTGTAACCTCAGATTTCCGTTTTCTTTCAACCTTTTCTGGGTCTTCAGCATCAATTCTACTGCCGTTTTCTCAtcagaaaatgattttaaacCATCGTCGACGTAAAAATGGTTCCGGACAAAATCGCAAACTTGATCGAATGATTCAtcgtttccatggttacatgcAGATTTCCGCAGCCCCATAGTTGCCACCGCAGGAGATGGTGAGTTACCGAACACATGCACTCGCATTCTATAATCTACCAGATTCTTCGTTGGATCATTCTCTTCAAACCAGAGAAATTTTAGACAGTTTCTGTGCTGTTCATGTACTTGAAAGTTGAAGAACATTTGTTCAATGTCGGCAGTTATGGCaatcttttcttttctgaatttcAAGAGGACTCCCACCAAATTGTTTGTCACATCTGGACCTGTCATAAGGACATCATTCAATGAGTGTCCGTTAACTTTGGCAGAGCTATCAAAAACCACTCGCACCTTCCCAGGTTTCTGAGGATGGTATACAGGAAAGATGGGGAGGTATCTACACTCCTCTCCCTCTTGGATAGGGGGTGCTATTTCTGCATGTCCCTTTGTGAACATGTCCTCCATGAAACTGCAaaatttttcttgttttatggGATATCTTTCTGGCAAGGTTTCGGTTCTCTGGACTGCCTGCATGCGGTTATTGTCTAGCCTAATACGTCCTTGTCTGAAAGGAAGTGGGGCACTCCATTTTCCTTCTGGTGACATGAAAAATCCATCCTCCATGATATCAATGAATTTTTGGTCTTCTTGTGACAAACCAATGGTCTCATCATCTTTACTGTGACTAAATATATCCTCAGAGATATTCAGTGTTTTGTCTCCTAGGGTATCCTTAATCTTGAAATTGAGGTCATTTGGACATGGTGTGAAACAAGTTTCACGGCCACAGCgaagaacattttttttattcactgTAACCATCTCGGGTTGGTGAACTGCTCCGAGACAGGTTTCTCCAATGATAACCCAACCTAATCGAAGTTTCTGAGCGCAGGGTTCATGGTCGTCTCCAATTCTTTGGTCCAGAACATTATGTGCAGCGATTATATCTCTACCAATGAGTAAAGAAATTTCTGCAGTAGTGTCCTCCTCAGGTATCATTCTCTCGAGATCCCTCAAATGTCTGTAATTTCGTGCAACGGTAGGTGTGGGGATATCCTGCCTTACGTTAGGGATGCTGTTACATTCCAGGATTGATTGGAGCTTCAGACTGTGACTGCCATCAATAGACTCAAGAGTGAAGTTCTGTCTAAGCCTACCTATCTTACCGCCTTGTACTGAGCACGACGACATCATGTACTCAACTTCCTTATCATTTTCATTGGAAAAAGTCGAACACCTCAGAGCGGGCAAGGGAGCGATTGCTCTGGTCATCTATTATTGCGTATGCCTTCATACATTTCTGGCCCTTACGAATGTTGACGAGGACTGTTTTGGCACAGGACTTCCCTCCAAACGCACTGCTCTCCCACATATTTGAGTACATTTAGGGTTCACAGGGTTCGAACCCTTGACTGATACACTTTCCTGATTACTGGGTTCCCTGCCATGCTTCAAGTGAGGTTCACGGTGAAAGGCAATGCAGCGAGAGACACTGCCACAGTTCCCACACTTAACATTTTGTGTACAGTCTTTTGCTAGGTGTTTACCGGCGCAGCATTTAAAACAGATTccattttttaaagatttctcTCTTTTCCTGGATTGACTTTGCTTGAAATGTCTTACAGTCCCTTAGGTAATGTGTTACCTTCTTTCCATGGATGGGACAGGTTTCCTCAATAGGGCTCTGATTTTCCATATCTGTTTTCCTGGTGGAAAGGGTGACCTTAGTGTTGGATGGATGAGTACTGTTACTCGTCCGTTGGTTGTTATTTACAGGTGTAACTGAAGAAGAATCAAATTTGAAGCTGGACTCGTTTATCCTTGTTGCCATACTCCTGACAAAGTCAGTGAACAATGTAAATGGTGgatataaaatattatgttgCTGTTTATATCGTATGGCACGGTCAGTCTATTTTCCTTGTATAAAGGCTGGAAGCTTGCTCACTATGGCATTGACACCTGCTGATGAGTCCAAGTATGCTAGGGATGTGGTGTATCTATCGTGTTGTTTTTGACACTCTAACTCAGTAAGGAGATCCGACAGTTCATATATCTTAACGGAATCCTTGGAGGTCAACTAAGGAAACTGTTCAAGTTTTTGTTGATAGGCCTGAACTACTAACTCTGGGGCTCCATATCGCTGATCGAGTCTGTCCCATATCTTGCTTACAGCTTTTGTCTCATTAGAACAATTAGCGGCCCTAAGACTATTTGCTTGTATTGATAAGTCAGGCCCGAGCCACCGACAAAGCAAATCCAACTCCTCAGTAGGGTTGAGCTCCAGCTCTTTACCAATATTCTTGAAACTTGATTTCCACACAAAATACCTCTCTGGCTTGTCATTGAATTGTGAGAGCCGAGACAATATTAGGTCcttttttatgatatatttagtAAGTTCTGTCACTCCAGGTGACTGCGTAGGTGTCTGAGGAATCACAGGGGGTTGATATAATTCCTGGTTATGTCTAGGGGTAAATGGATGTGAGTTTAGGTCCAATCTTGTTTTACTGTTGAGATCACTAACACTTGGAACAgtgaaattgtttttgtttaccttAGGGGTCATTTTAAGGCTGAAGGTATTAGGAGAAGGGGGTTTCTCCTCAGAGTGTGGATCCATATTAACTGTAGACTGCCCTGCCACATAATCTTCAGTAAGCTGCTCTGTAACAGCATTCAAGTCCTCATTGACAGACGAGTCCTCGGAGGAGAGCATTTCCTCCTGCATCACTTCAAGTTCAGCTTCAGCTTCCTTTATCTCCTTCTGTGTGTCCAATAAGCAAATTGTAGTCTCACTCTAGCTACTTCCATCTTTGCCCTTTGTCTCATTAGATATTAACTTGTTGAACTTACTTTTGAACCTGTGACTGAACTCCTTTTCGAATGGCGAGATCTAGATGTAGACTTTGTAGACTTTGATGTAGTGGATTTGGCTTTTGCACCTGTTCTTAAATTTCCTTCATTTCCCGTCTTATGATCAACATCTGCTGAGATTTGTTTTTCTAAAGTTGAACCACCAACATTCTGTTCTAATTCTTGTATGATTAAGTCTATTCTTCCCAACACACTTCTCTCCATTAACTCTAATGAGGTTAACTCTTTGAAGCTTTCCATTGTAAGTGTATTTTCCAAATATTGCATAAATGTCTGCACCTTTTGTGTATAACATTCTCTGACCTTGATAATTTCATGTCTCAAATGTCCTATATCTTGACCTCTGTCCTTTTCTGTATGTATTTCTATAATGATCCTATCAATGTCCTTGCGTAATACTGATAATATACTACTGGATTTTTCCACTATGTGATGATAGTGCTGTAATGCCTTTTCTGAGAGTTTCCGGATGCGGGGACTTTCTACACCCTGTCTATCCTCGCTGTTCGCGGCCATGCTAGCAGACTTTCTACTGTACTCTCCAAGACCTTAGTTTTTCTTCCAAAAATCGTTTTATTTCCTCATACAAAGTACAGAACTACCATGGGAAGGTAGAAAGCTGAAAGTACGACAAATACCTATAAGTTTAACTCTCAAACTAGTTATTGCTGTAGGTATGATAAACTGAAATGCAAACGAATTTACGATATGTAAATAACCACGTTATCATAATCAAAATCTATTTTACGATATCTGATGCAACATCTTATACAACCCTAACAAAAATGatcaattatacatatattatcaacataaaacatcaaatggAGGGGAATAAACTTACTTTGTGGGGGCCTAAAGTTATCCTTGATTGCAAACATGCGAACATGCGCCATATTGTTTTCCTTATACTGCCCAGAGCATTCTGGGAAACCCGAAAATGAAAGTAGATCATAAGatctaggggagataactcttatacACTACATTGGAAAATACGCAAGTCGGTACGTAGTACCTATCTATCAAATAAAACAGTTGACTGAAACAGGACAACAGCTTTGCTAGCGTCACGTTATATAATCTGCTTCTgcttgaaaaaataaatatagatatataaataaaaaaaaatatcaatagaaGCGGTATGATGAAGAAGAAGGCCAGTTAGAAAGAAAAGGAAGatagatttttaatttataaatatatataaatgcaaaGACTTTGTTCATTATTTACTATTGGCATGTATTATTACACGgaacaagcacaccccacccggtcatattataatGACAAAGAGCGAATTattcgtcccactccctttatgctgagcgctatgcAGAAGCAGAAGCTACCACTTTTAAATAccatggtgtgtctcggccaggggacagaactcatGATCAGAGCACTCCTCACAGGGGCGGGCGAATGCTCAGCCAAAGACGAAATGTGAGGCGATATCAATAGAAGCGGTATGATGAAGAAGAAGGCCAGTTAGAAAGAAGAGGAagatagatttttaatttggtCTTAAATGATCTTGCAACGACCTATATCCgttatgtatgatttttttccaGATTTTTGTTCAATGACGAAATAGACATTACACTCCATCTTacatttcatatcaatattgcTTGTCATTTTCTGTCAACAGCAAGGATAACCTATTCACGCACCATGTGGTGAGTGTGTGTGCATTTCATAAAGGCgatgtgttgtttgtaactttgcttgttttgggaggttACGGAATGTTTGTGCTGCGTTCTTCTGTCATTATCAAACCATCTGTTAACAGCTTGTGATGTTTTATTAACAGATTTATTTATTCAACTTCTTACtaaaagttgtatttcttgtaatttttacCATCACAAACTTGCATTAAACACACAATGTCTGAATATAAATGCTTAAATATGATGGTTAAGATCTATgaaaacaccaatatactattgacatagcggtaaatgtcgcatgaaatattaacacgttttgaaagaaccgccacagtcaacgcTATAGGTTTCAAACTTTCgtgtaatatcggaaaaccgagtagcatcacgtgaccgacatcgACGATATCCGTATAGATCAGAACTCCCGAACAATATCACATGGTCAATACCGGCAATACCCGTAGAGATTGgaatagatcggaacagttcggatacttccgagctatcttaaacgtgtacacgttaaaaggcaatgtttttattcaattatttaataactttgcgaatacgagctttacaaaaatatcgaaagtttaaaactttgAGAGGCGGAGATAAAAATATAGAGTACCAAAATTACAACAAGTTACAGACCATTAAACTTTAATAAGACGATAATATAACCTGCATATTTGTTTCCATCGCACTCATCTTTGGTAACATTTTTTCCCTCATGTTGCATAATACCTTTTAATATATCATACTTGATAGAAAAGATCATACACTAAATGTGAGCGCGATTTATTAAGACTACCCGATGGGCGAAGAACGTTGTCCTGATagacaagtggtctttatacactgtCAGGTTTatttgtgttgatttttttattatttctgacCACAATCGTTATACAAAGGTTGTCGCTAAGCAATATGTActgattatgataaatataatttacctGAAGCATCGTTCATAAATAAGGTCTtgctatataattattttaaaagtgaaatACACATTGTGCTTCAGAGAAAATGGTTGTACCATCATTGAGTTTTTCGTCAATTTTACATGTAGTACCTATTAGACACATGATAATAATGGGCCATATACTTAATTATACATTCTAATTTTGTaacattgatatttattttagatTTCTTTATCATCATATAAGGAAGC is a genomic window of Argopecten irradians isolate NY chromosome 10, Ai_NY, whole genome shotgun sequence containing:
- the LOC138333599 gene encoding uncharacterized protein gives rise to the protein MTRAIAPLPALRCSTFSNENDKEVEYMMSSCSVQGGKIGRLRQNFTLESIDGSHSLKLQSILECNSIPNVRQDIPTPTVARNYRHLRDLERMIPEEDTTAEISLLIGRDIIAAHNVLDQRIGDDHEPCAQKLRLGWVIIGETCLGAVHQPEMVTVNKKNVLRCGRETCFTPCPNDLNFKIKDTLGDKTLNISEDIFSHSKDDETIGLSQEDQKFIDIMEDGFFMSPEGKWSAPLPFRQGRIRLDNNRMQAVQRTETLPERYPIKQEKFCSFMEDMFTKGHAEIAPPIQEGEECRYLPIFPVYHPQKPGKVRVVFDSSAKVNGHSLNDVLMTGPDVTNNLVGVLLKFRKEKIAITADIEQMFFNFQVHEQHRNCLKFLWFEENDPTKNLVDYRMRVHVFGNSPSPAVATMGLRKSACNHGNDESFDQVCDFVRNHFYVDDGLKSFSDEKTAVELMLKTQKRLKENGNLRLHKLSSNSAEVLSCFPRDDLAKELSETDFFDSNTADVQRSFGLSWELKSDTFL